A region of Lycium barbarum isolate Lr01 chromosome 1, ASM1917538v2, whole genome shotgun sequence DNA encodes the following proteins:
- the LOC132616553 gene encoding transcription factor bHLH18-like — protein sequence MENARFNNNIDGEEAPFEFQNLLSEMFTSFPNQNPSSSSLLEISKSTALSSTSTNSSSSSQNIISFGSLDSNFLEDEDYDKTSSISSSISVTKRICRSPLQSQDHLLAERKRRERFSQLFAVLAKTIPGLKKLDKASILEDAIKYIGELQERVRALEEGATGTNRNRNSIGTAQKQYSLATTSHDDNSFLTKNVDESKPGINDIKVQIMDKNVLIGIHCSKQMRSSFSIIAGIMEKLHLTIHHIRVTPTSHTSLHYISILAEIDQNVDTKMQDVEKAFELALLSTANMTDQATL from the exons ATGGAAAATGCAAGGTTCAATAATAACATAGATGGTGAAGAAGCACCATTTGAATTTCAGAATTTACTCTCTGAAATGTTCACATCTTTCCCTAATCAAAATCCAAGCAGTTCTTCATTACTAGAAATTTCCAAAAGTACTGCTTTGTCTTCTACTTCTActaattcttcttcttcatcacagAATATTATTTCTTTTGGAAGTCTAGACTCTAATTTTCTAGAGGATGAAGATTATGACAAAACCAGCAGCATATCTTCATCAATATCAGTGACTAAGAGGATATGTAGAAGTCCTTTGCAATCTCAAGATCATCTTTTGGCTGAGAGGAAACGCAGAGAAAGGTTTTCCCAACTTTTTGCTGTCTTGGCCAAAACTATACCTGGCCTCAAGAAG TTGGACAAAGCTTCAATTCTTGAAGATGCTATCAAGTACATAGGAGAACTTCAAGAACGTGTTAGGGCTTTAGAGGAAGGTGCAACTGGGACAAATAGAAACAGAAATTCAATTGGCACAGCACAAAAACAATATTCTTTGGCAACTACATCACATGATGACAACTCTTTTCTCACTAAGAATGTTGATGAATCCAAACCTGGGATTAATGATATAAAGGTTCAAATTATGGACAAGAACGTACTCATAGGAATCCATTGCAGCAAGCAAATGAGGAGTAGCTTCTCAATAATTGCTGGAATAATGGAGAAGCTACATCTTACTATTCACCACATTAGAGTTACCCCAACCAGTCATACTTCTCTTCATTATATCTCCATTCTTGCCGAG ATTGATCAGAATGTTGATACTAAAATGCAGGATGTTGAAAAGGCATTCGAGTTAGCTCTTCTAAGTACAGCAAATATGACAGACCAGGCAACCCTTTGA